GGCCGTCGTGATCGGTCGCCACGCCTCCCGAGTGGTGGCGCGAGAGGCGCTTAGCTACGTGGCCGGTTACACTTGCTGCGCGGAAAACAGCGTTCGGGATTTTCAGAAGCACAGCACCCAGGCCACGGCCGGCAAGAATTTTCGGCGCAGTGGCTCGCTCGGACCCTGGATCACTACGGCGGATGAGATTTCCGACCCGGCGACTTTGCAGCTGACCACGCGCCTGAACGGCAAAACGATGCAGCAAGCCAGCCTCGCGGACTTGATCTTCTCCGTCCCCGTACTCATCGAATACATCACGCGGTTCACGGATCTGTCGCCCGGCGACATAATCTCCACCGGAACACCGGCCGGCGTCGGAGTGACGCGCGATCCACCTGTTTATATGCAACCCGGCGATACCCTCGAAGTCGAGATCGATCGCATCGGCTGTCTGCGCAATCGCGTCATCGCAGATCTTCAGGAAACGACGCCGGAGAAACAACAGTGACGAACTCCGACCTTCTGTGGTTGCAGGAAAGCGACGTCACGTCGCTCGTTGACCTGAACGACGGCATCGACGCGCTCCAGAGCCTGCTCGCGCTCGAAGGCCCCGACAGTGCTGCCAATATCCCCAAGGCTCTCGGCACCTGGGCCGGAGGCGGAACCGTGCATTCGCTCGGCTCGGTGGCACCGGCAAAGGGATTGGCGGGTTTCAAGACATGGGCCAACACACCGCGCGGAGCGCAGGCACTGTTCCTGATGTTCGATGCCGAGGATGGCTCGATTCGGGCGGTTATCGAGGCAGCGGCGCTCGGGGCAATCCGTACTGCCGGAATTTGCGGCTTGGCGACGCGCTGGCTGGCGGCCGAGGAAGCCGATACGCTCGCCATCATCGGCACGGGTCGGCAGGCGCTGACCCAGGTCGCGGCGATTTCGGTGGTGCGGCAGCTTGCGAGGCTACGGGTATTCAGCCCTAACCCTGAAAGCCGTTCGCAATTTGCGTCTCGCTGTTCAAGTACGTTCGACTTCGAAGTCGAAGAATGCTCCAGTGTCGAGGCCGCGGTCGCGGATTGCCCGATAGTCACGTTAGTGACGCGAGCGCGCGAGCCCTTCCTTCACGCCAACATGTTGGCAAAGGGCACGCATGTGAATGCCGTGGGTGCGATCCTTCCACCCAATGCGGAATTTCATCAGGACCTGTTCGAACGTTGTGACACGGTAGTGGTCGACAGTCTGGCGGATGCAAAGCGCAACTCGCGCGAGCTAAGCTCGCGGTTCGGCGATGAGGAGGCCGCGTGGGGCAAAGTCCGTTCGCTGGGCCAGTTCATTGCCGCGGGGCAAATGCGCTCCGCAGACACTGACCTGTCACTGTTCAAGGCAATGGGGATGGGGCTGTCGGATATGGCAATAGGAAGCATGGTGCTGCAACGCGCGCTGGAGCGCGGCGTAGGTCGTCAAATCGCGCAACCCGGCCGATCCGCGCCCACGTGGCGCGCCGGGCGGGCTGCGCAGGTACGTTAAGGAGCAGCTAGCATGTCGGATACCGCCCGCTTTGCAGACTTGCGTGTGTTCGAAGCGCGCGACAACGAATATTGGCCCTCGATAATTATCCCACGACTGCAGATAGAGCGGGAGATAGGCAGGCTTGCGGATCTACCAGTAGACGCCGCCAAAGGGCGCGAGAGCCTAGTGGTGCATCCTCTGTCCAAAGAGCCTGGGCTCGGCCTTGCGCCCGGCATTGACGTGCTGCTCAGTGTGCTCAGGCCCGGCGAGAGCAGTGTCCCGCGACGTCACAATGCGGGCCAGCTTTCCATCAGCATCACCGGTGCCGGTTTGAGCGAAATAAACGGCAAGCGCATCCGCTTCGAGAAGTGGGACGTGTGGACGACGCCTTCCATGGCTGTTTACCGCGTCACCAATGACACGAAGGACCTGCTCGCCTATTTCACGTACAGCAATCGTCCAATGCTGTGCAAACTGGAGATCTATCATGCAGAGACCGGTGTCGCGATGCCGGACGTCGAGGTCCTGCCAATACCCCCGCCCGCCGAGCGCGCGAAGAGCCGCGCTCCGATCAAAGCGATCACGCCGGATGGCGCGCACCTCATGAGCTACGAGCATCTCGTGGATCCAGACTACGTCGCCAACCGGCCCTTGCACTGGTCGTTCAAAACAGTGCGCCAAGAGCTGGAAGACGTGAAGCGCATTGGCGATGGTTACACCGGCCGGCGCTTGTACGTTCTCTACAATCCGGCCACCGAAGCTCGTAATGGGACCACGCACTCGTTTTTCGCAAGCATCGCGGCTTATCCGCCGGACATGGTCGACGAGCCGCATCGACATAGCTCCGCCGCCATCAACTATTACCTCTCCGGCAACGGCAAGAGCGTTGTGCTGGGCAAAAAATTCCAGTGGGAAGGCGGTGACCTCATGCTGTCGGCGCCAGGCTGGGCCGTGCATGGCCATGGTTCGCGCAACCAGGGCTTCTACGCCCTGACAGTGCAGGACCATCCGCTGCAAATCGCGATGGAATCGCTCATCTGGCAGGAAAACATGCGCGGCCCGATCCGCAACCTTGGTGCCGAGCTCGGCTTCCAGACCAACCTGAAGGACGTCGTGGGCGCAACGTGAGCGCAAGACCGGGCGCGGCTTCTCCGGATGAGTCGGCCGTGCTGACTCGCGTGATTCTGGACGATTTAAACGCGCGCTATGCGTACGCGCTGGACAGCGGGAAACTCGACCTGTGGCCCGAATTCTTCACCGACGACTGCGTCTACAAGATCATCTCGAACGAGAACTTCGGGCTCGGCTATCCAGTTGCGGCAATCTATTGCGATGGCATCGGGATGGTCAGAGATCGCGTGGTGGCGATCATGCAGACCGCGGTCTATGAGCCTCGCACCTATCGCCATTTCGTAGGCACCGCGCACATCACCGGGCAGGAGGAAGGCGGCGTGACCAGCGAAGCCAACTTCGCGCTCTACGAATCCATCGCGGAGCGTGAGCCGCGCATCCTGTTCGTCGGCCGCTACGTGGACCGTGTGGTCATGGCGGATGGCGCGCCTAGATTGCGCCAGCGTCTTGTGGTGTACGACAACTACCGCGTTTTCAACAGCCTGATCTTCCCAATATGAGTGAACAGCCGCTCGAGGTTCCCGAGTCCCGCGCATGGCCGCAAGAGGGCAGTACGACCCGCGTGCCTTACTGGATCTACAGCGACCCGGAGATCTACAAGCGCGAAATGGAGCGCATTTTTCGAGGACCCGTATGGTGCTACGTCGGTCTCGACGCGGAAATACCCAAGCCCGGCGATTACAAGACGACATGGATCGGCGACCGCCCGGTGATCGTCGTACGCGACGAGGACTCGAGCATCAATGTGGTCGAGAACCGCTGCGCGCATCGCGGCGCGCGCCTTTGCTGGGCACCGCGTGGAAATTCCAGCGAATTCAAATGCCCATACCACCATTGGTCGTACACG
The DNA window shown above is from Planctomycetia bacterium and carries:
- a CDS encoding AraC family ligand binding domain-containing protein, translating into MSDTARFADLRVFEARDNEYWPSIIIPRLQIEREIGRLADLPVDAAKGRESLVVHPLSKEPGLGLAPGIDVLLSVLRPGESSVPRRHNAGQLSISITGAGLSEINGKRIRFEKWDVWTTPSMAVYRVTNDTKDLLAYFTYSNRPMLCKLEIYHAETGVAMPDVEVLPIPPPAERAKSRAPIKAITPDGAHLMSYEHLVDPDYVANRPLHWSFKTVRQELEDVKRIGDGYTGRRLYVLYNPATEARNGTTHSFFASIAAYPPDMVDEPHRHSSAAINYYLSGNGKSVVLGKKFQWEGGDLMLSAPGWAVHGHGSRNQGFYALTVQDHPLQIAMESLIWQENMRGPIRNLGAELGFQTNLKDVVGAT
- a CDS encoding ornithine cyclodeaminase family protein yields the protein MTNSDLLWLQESDVTSLVDLNDGIDALQSLLALEGPDSAANIPKALGTWAGGGTVHSLGSVAPAKGLAGFKTWANTPRGAQALFLMFDAEDGSIRAVIEAAALGAIRTAGICGLATRWLAAEEADTLAIIGTGRQALTQVAAISVVRQLARLRVFSPNPESRSQFASRCSSTFDFEVEECSSVEAAVADCPIVTLVTRAREPFLHANMLAKGTHVNAVGAILPPNAEFHQDLFERCDTVVVDSLADAKRNSRELSSRFGDEEAAWGKVRSLGQFIAAGQMRSADTDLSLFKAMGMGLSDMAIGSMVLQRALERGVGRQIAQPGRSAPTWRAGRAAQVR
- a CDS encoding aromatic-ring-hydroxylating dioxygenase subunit beta, with the protein product MLTRVILDDLNARYAYALDSGKLDLWPEFFTDDCVYKIISNENFGLGYPVAAIYCDGIGMVRDRVVAIMQTAVYEPRTYRHFVGTAHITGQEEGGVTSEANFALYESIAEREPRILFVGRYVDRVVMADGAPRLRQRLVVYDNYRVFNSLIFPI
- a CDS encoding fumarylacetoacetate hydrolase family protein; translation: MRQVLESRLADVLRKPSGARYPLSDIEFLPVVPDPGKIFCLGINYHAHGVEANKSAAAHPALFVRFADSFVGHESSIQRPRDSDQFDYEGELAVVIGRHASRVVAREALSYVAGYTCCAENSVRDFQKHSTQATAGKNFRRSGSLGPWITTADEISDPATLQLTTRLNGKTMQQASLADLIFSVPVLIEYITRFTDLSPGDIISTGTPAGVGVTRDPPVYMQPGDTLEVEIDRIGCLRNRVIADLQETTPEKQQ